A single uncultured Methanolobus sp. DNA region contains:
- the hdrB gene encoding CoB--CoM heterodisulfide reductase subunit B, with the protein MSNLSLFLGCVAPNRYPGIEAATKKTFSKLGIELDDLEGASCCPAPGVFRSFDKTTWLTLASRNIALSEELDDDLLTICNGCYSTLKEAETELKKDSGLKKEVNEKLFETGHEFRGKHDVRHIIEYLYQDIGVDGIREMVSNPLDLRVAVHYGCHLVQPLKEARSELVTDDITFFDELVEATGAMSVDYGDKMMCCGAGGGARAAVQDATLRITEKKLQNMTEAQVDCIVNACPFCHLQFDTGQQDINKDSCTNYEIPVLHYTQLLGLAMGFSPEELGIDLNSTDTTVFVQRIKEGLVTA; encoded by the coding sequence ATGAGCAACCTGTCCCTTTTCCTCGGTTGTGTGGCACCGAACCGCTATCCCGGTATCGAGGCTGCTACAAAAAAGACCTTTTCAAAGCTTGGCATAGAGCTTGACGACCTTGAAGGCGCATCATGTTGTCCTGCTCCGGGAGTGTTCAGGTCTTTTGACAAAACCACCTGGCTGACACTTGCATCCAGAAACATTGCTCTCTCCGAGGAATTGGACGACGACCTGCTCACAATATGCAACGGATGCTACAGCACACTAAAAGAAGCTGAAACCGAACTGAAAAAAGATTCCGGTCTGAAAAAGGAAGTCAATGAAAAACTCTTTGAAACCGGTCATGAGTTCAGAGGCAAGCACGATGTTCGCCATATAATAGAGTATCTCTATCAGGACATTGGTGTTGACGGTATCAGGGAAATGGTTTCCAATCCGCTGGATCTCAGGGTTGCAGTTCACTACGGATGCCACCTTGTACAACCTCTCAAGGAAGCCAGGTCCGAGCTTGTCACAGATGACATCACATTCTTCGATGAACTCGTGGAAGCTACAGGCGCCATGAGTGTTGATTATGGGGATAAGATGATGTGCTGCGGAGCCGGAGGAGGAGCAAGAGCAGCTGTTCAGGATGCAACCCTCCGAATAACCGAGAAGAAGCTCCAGAATATGACTGAAGCACAGGTGGATTGCATCGTTAATGCATGTCCGTTCTGTCATCTCCAGTTCGATACAGGGCAGCAGGACATCAATAAGGACTCCTGCACAAATTATGAGATTCCAGTTCTGCATTACACACAGCTTCTGGGACTTGCTATGGGTTTCTCACCTGAGGAACTCGGAATTGACCTTAACAGCACAGACACTACTGTGTTCGTTCAAAGGATAAAGGAAGGCCTTGTCACTGCCTGA
- a CDS encoding hydrogenase iron-sulfur subunit, translating into MTEKESGQKGQWEPKIVAFCCNWCSYGGADTAGMGRFQQPASLRIIRVMCSGRIDPLHVFNAFLEGADAVLVTGCHLGDCHYVNGNYKTQVRYDFMEDMVKELGLEPERLHLSWISASEGEKFANFVREVTEQVRKLGPSPLKPEGVN; encoded by the coding sequence ATGACAGAGAAAGAATCAGGACAAAAGGGGCAATGGGAACCAAAGATTGTCGCATTCTGTTGTAACTGGTGTAGTTACGGTGGAGCTGACACAGCAGGTATGGGAAGATTCCAGCAGCCTGCATCCCTGAGGATCATTCGTGTCATGTGTTCCGGAAGAATTGACCCTTTGCACGTGTTCAATGCATTCCTCGAAGGTGCGGATGCAGTTCTTGTAACAGGATGCCACCTTGGTGATTGTCATTATGTAAATGGTAATTACAAAACTCAGGTCAGATATGATTTCATGGAAGACATGGTAAAGGAACTTGGTCTTGAACCTGAAAGACTTCATCTGAGCTGGATAAGTGCCAGTGAAGGTGAAAAGTTCGCAAACTTTGTCAGGGAAGTAACAGAACAGGTCAGAAAACTGGGCCCAAGCCCGCTTAAACCAGAAGGAGTGAACTGA
- the carA gene encoding glutamine-hydrolyzing carbamoyl-phosphate synthase small subunit: MNAVLGLEDGTIIKGTGFGAEGIVSGELVFTTQYTGYEEALTDPSYKGQILMFTYPLIGNYGVSGNCMESDAVKAEGLVVREACPKPSHHLGKKTIYQLMEEEGKPGIAGVDTRMLTIKTREHGTMRAALINGSDDGEEAVRIARAQKSISDIDFISQVSCPKPFRLESPCRDPNNPLNVVLVDCGRKLSIERSLLARGMDVTVVPGNSSISTIESYDPDLLFLSNGPGDPMQAQDAIAAVKHFTGELPIVGICLGHQIMSLAMGAETYKLKFGHRGANQPVKDLETGIVHITSQNHGFAVDADTLEESEVTVTQYNTNDKTVEGIAHKYLDMFSVQYHPDAHPGPMDTENLFFSKVLKLAGGKK, encoded by the coding sequence ATGAATGCAGTACTAGGATTAGAAGATGGGACAATTATAAAAGGCACTGGTTTCGGTGCTGAAGGTATCGTTTCCGGCGAACTTGTTTTCACAACTCAATATACTGGCTATGAGGAGGCTCTCACAGACCCTTCATATAAAGGCCAGATCCTTATGTTCACTTATCCTCTCATCGGCAATTACGGTGTCAGTGGCAACTGTATGGAATCCGATGCAGTCAAGGCTGAAGGTCTTGTGGTCAGGGAGGCATGTCCCAAGCCGTCTCACCACTTAGGAAAGAAGACTATCTATCAGCTTATGGAGGAAGAAGGCAAGCCCGGTATCGCAGGCGTGGACACACGTATGCTGACAATCAAAACACGAGAACATGGAACTATGCGTGCAGCCCTCATCAATGGCAGTGATGACGGTGAGGAGGCAGTAAGAATTGCCCGTGCACAAAAGAGCATTTCTGATATTGATTTTATTTCACAGGTAAGCTGTCCGAAGCCTTTCAGGCTGGAAAGCCCATGCAGGGACCCTAACAACCCATTGAATGTGGTACTTGTTGACTGTGGTCGTAAGCTCAGTATTGAAAGGAGTCTGCTGGCAAGGGGTATGGATGTAACTGTAGTACCTGGAAACTCATCCATTTCAACAATAGAGTCCTATGATCCTGACCTATTGTTCCTCTCAAACGGTCCGGGAGACCCGATGCAGGCACAGGACGCAATTGCAGCAGTGAAACACTTCACAGGAGAGCTTCCAATTGTAGGAATTTGTCTGGGTCACCAGATCATGTCCCTTGCAATGGGAGCTGAGACATACAAACTTAAGTTCGGCCACAGGGGAGCAAACCAGCCTGTAAAGGACCTTGAGACAGGAATAGTTCACATCACTTCCCAAAACCACGGTTTTGCAGTAGATGCAGACACCCTGGAAGAGTCTGAAGTGACAGTGACACAGTACAATACCAATGATAAGACAGTGGAAGGTATAGCACACAAGTATCTGGACATGTTCAGCGTGCAGTACCACCCTGATGCACACCCGGGTCCAATGGATACCGAGAACCTGTTCTTTAGTAAGGTTCTCAAACTTGCAGGGGGCAAGAAATAA
- a CDS encoding 4Fe-4S dicluster domain-containing protein, with amino-acid sequence MINYKGLKMSSNIERCYQCGQCTSVCPMGEQEQTYRIRRFLQMEKLGLETEESMMVPFIFYCTTCYKCQDNCPQGVNLVDAVLAIREKAVHKGKMLEAHKKVGQMLINYGHAVPTNTDAMEKRALLGLEERPPTVQASIEGLSEIKTLLRLTGFDKLVAESEVEELPESAAMMHQACFTQQQAVEEKA; translated from the coding sequence GTGATAAACTACAAGGGTCTTAAAATGTCATCCAATATAGAACGCTGCTACCAATGTGGTCAATGTACATCTGTCTGTCCGATGGGAGAACAGGAACAAACTTACAGGATTCGCAGGTTCCTTCAGATGGAAAAGCTTGGTCTTGAAACTGAAGAGAGCATGATGGTTCCATTCATATTTTACTGTACCACCTGTTATAAATGCCAGGATAACTGCCCGCAGGGTGTGAATCTTGTGGATGCAGTTCTGGCTATCAGGGAAAAAGCCGTTCATAAAGGAAAGATGCTTGAGGCTCATAAGAAAGTAGGCCAGATGCTCATAAACTACGGCCATGCTGTACCAACCAACACAGATGCCATGGAAAAGAGAGCACTTCTCGGACTTGAGGAAAGACCACCTACAGTTCAGGCTTCAATTGAAGGACTGAGCGAGATCAAGACTCTCTTGAGACTCACAGGCTTTGATAAGCTCGTTGCAGAATCTGAAGTTGAGGAACTCCCTGAAAGTGCAGCAATGATGCACCAGGCATGCTTCACCCAGCAGCAGGCAGTTGAGGAGAAAGCATGA
- a CDS encoding CoB--CoM heterodisulfide reductase iron-sulfur subunit A family protein, which yields MDEPRIGVFICECGVNIGGVIDCQAVADYAGTLPDVIRSSVNKYTCSDSGQSEIKQAIKDNNLNRVLVAACTPKTHEPIFRACVEEAGLNPYLFEFVNIREHCSWIHMQEKEEATEKACELVRMGVSRASKLEPLESNEVPVTDTALVIGAGVAGMQSALDIADMGYKVYLVEKNPSIGGKMAQLDKTFPTNDCSICILGPKMVEVARNKNIELMTYSEVEEVDGYVGNFKVKVRHKARYVDTNTCTGCGLCVQKCPVEVPNTEFNEGIGTRKAIYVPFPQAVPLRAVVDRSVCIDCGACSRACSSNSVIMEQEDTFSELDIGVIVVTAGFDVYDPEPTHDFGYGLYDNVITGMELERLINASGPTMGKVVRPSDVKPPKKVGFIQCVGSRDKKRNRYCSSFCCMYALKDAQLIREKYPNSEVYIMYMDMRTPFRNYEEFYDRARDMGIRFIRGKPGKVTENEDNGLKVRVEDTLTNDIINLDLDLLVLSVGAVSSESTERIRQILKVSRAADGFLMEAHPKLKPVDTTLDGIFIGGVSQGPKDIPYSVSQGSACAARASRYLAQGKAITEGITVEVNHDICVACGICVPMCPFQALSIEDGKLNIIKALCKGCGTCAVACPTGALQQNHFRNDQLLAQVKNVFTFEE from the coding sequence ATGGACGAACCAAGAATTGGTGTCTTCATCTGTGAATGCGGAGTAAACATAGGAGGTGTCATTGACTGTCAGGCAGTTGCAGATTATGCAGGCACACTTCCGGATGTTATACGCTCCTCGGTTAACAAATACACCTGCAGTGACTCCGGTCAGTCCGAGATCAAGCAGGCGATCAAAGATAATAATCTCAACCGTGTGCTGGTTGCAGCATGTACACCAAAAACACACGAACCGATATTCAGGGCCTGCGTGGAAGAAGCAGGACTTAACCCTTACCTTTTTGAGTTCGTGAACATCAGGGAACACTGCAGCTGGATACACATGCAGGAAAAGGAAGAAGCAACTGAGAAAGCATGCGAACTTGTACGCATGGGTGTTTCCAGGGCTTCAAAGCTTGAACCTCTTGAGTCCAATGAGGTTCCTGTAACAGATACAGCACTTGTAATCGGTGCCGGGGTTGCAGGTATGCAGTCAGCTCTTGACATTGCTGATATGGGTTACAAGGTCTACCTTGTTGAAAAGAATCCATCCATCGGCGGAAAGATGGCACAGCTTGACAAGACCTTCCCGACAAATGATTGTAGTATCTGTATTCTTGGTCCGAAAATGGTAGAGGTTGCAAGGAATAAAAATATCGAGCTCATGACCTATTCCGAAGTAGAGGAAGTTGATGGTTATGTTGGTAACTTCAAGGTAAAGGTCAGGCACAAGGCACGTTATGTTGATACTAATACATGTACAGGCTGTGGACTCTGTGTCCAGAAATGTCCGGTTGAAGTTCCGAACACCGAGTTCAATGAGGGAATAGGGACACGAAAAGCGATCTATGTTCCGTTCCCACAGGCTGTTCCACTCCGAGCTGTTGTTGACAGGTCAGTATGTATCGACTGTGGTGCCTGTTCCAGAGCATGCAGCAGTAATTCTGTTATAATGGAACAGGAAGACACATTCTCTGAACTTGATATTGGAGTCATAGTTGTCACAGCAGGTTTTGATGTCTATGACCCTGAGCCAACCCATGATTTCGGCTACGGACTTTATGATAATGTAATTACAGGCATGGAACTCGAACGTTTGATCAATGCCAGCGGACCTACAATGGGTAAGGTTGTCAGACCAAGCGATGTAAAACCACCAAAGAAGGTCGGTTTTATCCAGTGTGTAGGAAGCAGAGACAAGAAACGCAACAGATATTGTTCCAGTTTCTGCTGCATGTATGCCCTCAAGGATGCCCAGCTTATCCGGGAGAAATACCCGAATTCTGAAGTCTACATCATGTATATGGACATGAGAACTCCGTTCAGGAATTACGAGGAATTCTACGACAGGGCAAGGGACATGGGAATCCGCTTTATCAGGGGTAAACCAGGAAAGGTCACAGAGAATGAGGATAATGGTCTGAAGGTCCGTGTTGAAGACACTCTTACCAACGATATCATCAACCTTGACCTTGACCTGCTGGTTCTCAGTGTCGGTGCTGTTTCAAGTGAAAGCACTGAACGTATCAGGCAGATCCTTAAAGTAAGCAGGGCTGCTGATGGTTTCCTGATGGAAGCACATCCAAAGCTCAAGCCGGTAGACACAACACTGGATGGTATTTTCATAGGCGGTGTCAGCCAGGGGCCAAAGGACATCCCGTATTCAGTTTCACAGGGCAGCGCATGCGCTGCCCGTGCATCACGCTATCTGGCACAGGGTAAGGCGATCACTGAAGGAATCACCGTTGAAGTGAATCATGACATCTGCGTAGCATGTGGAATTTGTGTGCCCATGTGTCCTTTCCAGGCACTTTCAATCGAAGATGGAAAACTGAATATCATCAAAGCACTCTGCAAAGGCTGTGGAACATGTGCAGTAGCCTGTCCAACCGGTGCATTGCAGCAGAATCATTTCAGGAATGACCAGCTTCTGGCACAGGTAAAGAATGTATTCACCTTTGAGGAGTAA
- a CDS encoding 4Fe-4S binding protein, whose amino-acid sequence MTEECRENSLCVEKDMDMDGSHFIYRQISSKSIKFLDYDYKRCVGCGICVDICPTKALELGPMQEISTGLDAPPVMMDLEKCTFCSMCANFCPVHAFKMTEEGDLPEKEEFPTFDSYVRMNEKCLPCALCKAACPEEAIEVEFTFPKKEEIAPFKEDAEGEIEIDTGKCNFCGLCAEFCEAFLLIEKEKTPTDPQPFDMLLVDEDKCDYCVLCQDLCPEDAIKVKGEKRGEAPEIEGNVTVDDEKCTRCTWCQVVCPYDAVDIKKQFEGELSLIDVNVDKCDPQGCHGCFNVCPSHLWYVPEEGAKIAAKSDYCTYCGACVNACPKDVMTVSRTKVNHTPVPDSPWAGQWKDAIESMVTGKRKHPDVSRTLEVEPEAHKEHVEVELPQVDGSLLKLAKERIEKAKPLLDNVKLRMMIEREDPEKLSDEIKKRLS is encoded by the coding sequence ATGACCGAAGAGTGCAGAGAGAATTCACTCTGTGTCGAAAAGGACATGGATATGGATGGCTCACATTTCATCTACCGCCAGATAAGCAGCAAATCCATAAAGTTCCTTGACTATGATTACAAACGATGCGTTGGCTGTGGGATATGTGTAGATATCTGCCCGACCAAAGCCCTGGAACTCGGACCCATGCAGGAAATATCCACAGGTCTGGATGCACCGCCTGTGATGATGGACCTTGAGAAATGCACATTCTGTTCAATGTGTGCTAATTTCTGTCCGGTTCATGCTTTCAAAATGACCGAGGAAGGCGACCTTCCCGAGAAAGAAGAGTTCCCTACATTCGATTCATATGTCAGGATGAACGAAAAATGCCTTCCATGTGCACTCTGCAAAGCTGCATGTCCTGAGGAAGCCATTGAAGTAGAATTCACGTTCCCGAAGAAGGAGGAGATCGCACCATTCAAGGAAGATGCAGAAGGCGAGATTGAGATCGATACCGGGAAATGTAATTTCTGCGGACTCTGTGCTGAATTCTGTGAAGCATTTCTGCTTATTGAAAAGGAGAAAACTCCAACTGACCCTCAGCCATTTGATATGCTTCTGGTTGACGAGGATAAATGTGATTACTGCGTGCTCTGCCAGGACCTCTGTCCCGAAGATGCCATCAAGGTCAAAGGTGAGAAACGAGGCGAAGCTCCTGAGATTGAAGGTAACGTTACAGTAGATGATGAAAAATGCACACGCTGCACATGGTGTCAGGTTGTCTGCCCTTATGATGCTGTGGATATCAAGAAGCAGTTCGAAGGCGAGCTAAGTCTGATCGATGTCAACGTTGACAAATGCGACCCACAGGGATGCCACGGATGCTTTAATGTCTGCCCTTCCCATCTCTGGTACGTACCGGAAGAAGGAGCAAAGATAGCAGCAAAGTCAGACTACTGTACCTATTGTGGTGCCTGTGTCAATGCATGTCCCAAGGATGTCATGACGGTTTCCAGAACTAAGGTGAATCACACACCAGTTCCTGATTCTCCCTGGGCAGGACAGTGGAAGGATGCAATAGAGTCCATGGTTACCGGAAAGAGAAAACATCCCGATGTTTCCAGAACCCTTGAGGTTGAGCCTGAAGCTCACAAAGAGCATGTTGAAGTTGAACTTCCACAGGTTGATGGTTCACTGCTCAAGCTTGCAAAAGAGCGCATCGAAAAAGCAAAGCCATTGCTTGATAACGTTAAACTTAGAATGATGATTGAAAGGGAAGATCCTGAAAAGCTCAGTGATGAAATTAAAAAGAGGTTGAGCTGA
- a CDS encoding Coenzyme F420 hydrogenase/dehydrogenase, beta subunit C-terminal domain, with translation MVEVGDKVIGYSTDLGVRNKGASGGLVTAILAAALEKGLVEEVVVLKHINEYEAIPIITSDVEDVLASAGSMHTVPVNLAKYAVGKNVAMPGKPCDIRGVIEQAKRNEVNIDNTYLIGLNCGGTMYPVQTQEMLINMYDIDPEDVKGENIEKGNLIFRTKSGEEKGISIDELEEAGYGRRVSCRYCDVKIPVNADLACGNWGVIGELTGNATFCEVMNEKGVRLLENAIESGHVEIEPASEKAIAIREKVNNVMLSMGEKWSENVFTEIPDEERTQYYMEQFADCINCGACKEVCPACTCGEDSKCTMYHNLEDNYRMSMFHMVRLMHLSDSCIGCGQCTDVCPADIPVTTIFRRFADKSQKKYNYKAGMTLDRPPFLEVMPR, from the coding sequence ATGGTCGAAGTAGGAGACAAAGTAATAGGTTATTCAACCGACCTTGGAGTTCGCAACAAAGGAGCTTCCGGTGGTCTTGTTACAGCAATTCTTGCAGCAGCTCTTGAAAAGGGACTTGTGGAAGAAGTTGTTGTGCTCAAACACATCAATGAGTATGAGGCAATACCAATAATCACCAGCGATGTTGAAGATGTACTTGCATCCGCAGGCAGTATGCACACTGTTCCTGTGAACCTTGCAAAGTATGCTGTCGGCAAGAATGTTGCCATGCCTGGAAAACCCTGTGACATCAGGGGTGTTATCGAGCAGGCAAAGCGCAACGAGGTCAATATTGACAACACTTATCTTATTGGCCTGAACTGCGGTGGAACAATGTACCCGGTTCAGACCCAGGAGATGCTCATCAACATGTATGATATCGATCCCGAGGATGTCAAAGGTGAGAATATCGAGAAAGGAAATCTCATCTTCAGGACAAAGTCCGGTGAGGAAAAGGGAATTTCAATTGACGAATTAGAGGAAGCAGGATACGGAAGACGTGTAAGCTGCCGCTACTGTGATGTCAAGATTCCTGTAAATGCTGACCTTGCCTGTGGAAACTGGGGTGTCATCGGTGAGCTTACAGGAAACGCAACCTTCTGTGAAGTAATGAACGAGAAAGGTGTCCGTCTTCTTGAGAATGCTATAGAGTCAGGTCACGTAGAGATCGAACCTGCAAGTGAAAAGGCCATAGCAATCAGGGAAAAAGTGAACAATGTCATGCTTTCTATGGGTGAAAAATGGTCTGAGAATGTATTCACTGAAATTCCTGATGAAGAGCGTACCCAGTATTACATGGAACAGTTTGCAGATTGCATAAACTGCGGAGCCTGTAAGGAAGTCTGCCCTGCATGTACCTGTGGTGAGGATTCAAAGTGTACAATGTATCACAATCTTGAGGACAATTACAGGATGAGCATGTTCCACATGGTTCGCCTGATGCACCTGTCAGACAGTTGCATTGGTTGTGGTCAGTGTACCGATGTCTGTCCTGCCGATATTCCGGTAACAACAATATTCAGACGCTTTGCAGACAAGTCACAGAAGAAGTATAACTACAAGGCCGGAATGACACTTGATAGACCCCCATTCCTGGAGGTGATGCCAAGATGA
- the gatE gene encoding Glu-tRNA(Gln) amidotransferase subunit GatE yields MSDKFDYRELGLKCGLEIHQQLDSKCKLFCNCPTQIRNIEESNHEFFRYLRPTASEMGETDRAALEQSKLRRKYIYKAYDTTCLVENDDEPPTEVNKEALGIALSITKLLNMVPVDQVHMMRKIVVDGSNTSGFQRTAFLAKDGYLDTSVGPVGVGVLCLEEEACQKIEDQGDSIIYSLDRLGIPLVEIGTDPDIISPQHAKETAQQIGMLLRSTGKVKRGLGTIRQDVNISIAKGARVELKGVQALDMIETIVEREVERQVNLIAMRDELLERNASVCDTIFDVTDIFRETQSKVIKKTIKKGKVYAVLLRGFDGFVGREVQPGRRLGTEFSDRAKTSGVGGIFHTDELPAYGVSAEEVQAMRAELGAEENDAVVMVADREERAWGAMESVIIRAKEALEGVPEETRRALPDGNNSYLRPLPGAARMYPETDVPQVNISKEYFESVEIPELLTERAKRFESEFALHRELAEKIAYSTYLPLFEEIMEILGDNENVNATLVVRTLTGTLPELKRDGVDIDNLEDKHFIDVCTLIAEGGAAKEAIDQLLRALAGEPELCAKDAAEKLGLGGIDLSEVESMVDAVIKERQDFVKEKGMAAVGPLMGIVMAEVRGKVDGKTISEILKQKINQYLAA; encoded by the coding sequence ATGAGCGATAAATTCGATTACAGAGAACTTGGCCTGAAATGCGGGCTTGAAATTCACCAGCAACTTGACTCAAAATGTAAGTTGTTCTGCAATTGCCCGACACAGATTAGAAACATAGAAGAATCAAACCATGAGTTCTTCCGCTATCTCCGCCCAACAGCCAGTGAAATGGGAGAAACTGACAGGGCTGCCCTTGAACAGTCCAAGCTCAGACGTAAGTATATCTATAAGGCATACGACACCACCTGTCTTGTAGAGAATGATGATGAGCCTCCAACAGAGGTCAATAAAGAAGCTCTTGGGATCGCTCTGAGCATCACTAAACTGCTGAACATGGTTCCTGTAGATCAGGTACACATGATGCGCAAGATCGTAGTTGACGGTTCCAATACATCCGGTTTCCAGAGAACAGCTTTCCTTGCAAAGGACGGTTACCTTGACACTTCAGTAGGCCCTGTTGGTGTCGGTGTGCTCTGTCTTGAGGAAGAGGCTTGCCAGAAGATCGAAGACCAGGGAGATTCTATAATATACTCTCTTGACCGTCTTGGTATCCCGCTTGTTGAGATCGGAACCGACCCTGATATTATCTCACCACAGCATGCAAAGGAAACTGCGCAGCAGATAGGTATGCTGCTTCGTTCCACAGGAAAGGTCAAGCGTGGACTTGGAACCATACGTCAGGATGTTAATATTTCAATCGCAAAGGGTGCTCGTGTAGAACTGAAAGGTGTTCAGGCACTCGATATGATAGAGACCATTGTTGAACGTGAGGTAGAGCGCCAGGTCAATCTTATTGCAATGAGAGATGAACTGCTTGAGCGCAACGCATCCGTATGTGACACTATTTTCGATGTAACAGATATTTTCAGGGAAACACAGTCCAAGGTCATCAAAAAGACCATCAAGAAAGGCAAGGTCTATGCAGTCCTGCTTCGCGGATTTGACGGATTTGTCGGCAGAGAAGTACAGCCAGGAAGACGTCTTGGTACCGAATTCTCAGACCGTGCAAAGACATCAGGTGTTGGAGGAATATTCCACACAGATGAACTTCCTGCTTACGGTGTTTCCGCAGAAGAAGTACAGGCAATGCGTGCAGAGCTTGGCGCTGAAGAGAACGATGCTGTCGTAATGGTTGCTGACCGTGAGGAACGTGCATGGGGAGCTATGGAAAGTGTAATAATCCGTGCAAAGGAAGCTCTTGAAGGCGTTCCTGAAGAGACACGCAGGGCACTTCCTGATGGAAATAACTCCTATCTCAGACCACTTCCGGGAGCAGCAAGGATGTATCCTGAAACCGATGTTCCACAGGTGAATATCTCTAAGGAATACTTCGAATCCGTTGAAATACCGGAACTGCTCACAGAACGTGCAAAGCGCTTTGAGTCGGAGTTCGCACTACACAGGGAACTCGCAGAGAAGATAGCTTATTCCACATACCTGCCACTCTTTGAAGAGATAATGGAGATCCTTGGTGACAATGAGAATGTCAATGCAACACTTGTTGTCAGAACACTTACCGGAACACTGCCTGAACTGAAACGTGACGGTGTTGATATCGATAACCTTGAGGACAAACACTTCATTGATGTCTGCACCCTTATAGCAGAGGGCGGAGCAGCAAAAGAAGCGATCGATCAATTGCTCCGTGCACTTGCGGGTGAGCCTGAACTCTGTGCAAAGGACGCTGCTGAGAAATTGGGACTTGGCGGTATTGACCTGTCTGAAGTTGAAAGCATGGTCGATGCTGTTATCAAGGAACGCCAGGATTTCGTGAAGGAAAAAGGCATGGCAGCGGTTGGCCCTCTAATGGGAATTGTCATGGCAGAAGTCCGAGGAAAAGTAGACGGCAAGACCATAAGTGAGATATTAAAACAAAAGATTAATCAATATCTTGCTGCATAA
- a CDS encoding DUF5050 domain-containing protein, translating to MILLISYVSAAPVIESDVKLTNTTNANHPSWSPDGTKIVYAANQAIWIMNNDGSGQKKLYDGMAWDGEPAFSEDGSKIYFAAESKKAFSARYISIHVMNIDGSDGVKLTETADSRNPAVSPDGNLVAYSSRVSGNYDIWVMSPDGTDKKRLTDATGDENSPAWSPDGNTIVYSSMGDIFTIGVNAFRPVQLTSDTYNNIEPSYSPDGNSIAYASNVGGDYDLWILSADGSSHIKLTSDLSDEKSPSWSPDGKKIAYTSNKDGEFNIWVMTVKEGSIELENVEETSEVSEQVINNEYVIKLRDYAANKPREFIGIVLLGSFLFVVLIVGTFLRKIS from the coding sequence TTGATTTTATTAATCTCATACGTATCTGCAGCTCCTGTCATTGAAAGTGATGTAAAACTCACAAATACAACTAATGCCAACCATCCTTCATGGAGCCCTGACGGCACGAAAATTGTGTATGCAGCCAATCAGGCTATATGGATAATGAACAACGATGGTTCCGGACAGAAGAAACTTTATGACGGCATGGCATGGGATGGAGAACCGGCTTTTAGTGAAGATGGTTCTAAGATATATTTTGCAGCCGAGAGCAAAAAGGCATTTTCTGCACGCTACATCAGTATTCATGTAATGAACATTGACGGCAGTGATGGAGTAAAACTGACAGAGACCGCTGATTCCAGAAACCCTGCTGTAAGCCCGGACGGTAATCTTGTGGCATATTCGTCACGTGTTTCCGGAAACTATGACATATGGGTAATGTCACCTGACGGGACAGACAAGAAAAGACTTACCGATGCCACAGGGGATGAAAATTCTCCTGCATGGAGTCCGGACGGGAACACTATTGTTTATTCATCAATGGGGGACATTTTTACCATTGGTGTTAATGCTTTCAGACCTGTGCAACTTACCAGTGATACATATAATAATATAGAACCATCTTACAGCCCTGATGGAAACTCCATTGCCTATGCATCCAATGTAGGCGGAGATTATGACCTGTGGATATTAAGTGCCGATGGCAGTTCACATATCAAGCTTACCAGTGACCTTTCAGATGAGAAATCACCTTCATGGAGCCCCGATGGCAAGAAGATCGCCTATACTTCCAACAAGGATGGAGAGTTCAACATATGGGTCATGACCGTTAAGGAAGGTAGTATCGAGCTTGAGAATGTTGAAGAAACTTCTGAGGTCAGTGAACAGGTAATCAATAATGAGTATGTCATTAAACTGCGTGACTATGCGGCAAACAAGCCCAGAGAGTTCATAGGTATAGTTCTTTTGGGTTCATTCCTGTTTGTGGTTCTAATTGTGGGAACTTTCCTGCGTAAGATCTCATAA